The following are from one region of the Maribacter aquivivus genome:
- a CDS encoding vWA domain-containing protein, with the protein MKNFFKSFSVLFILTLLVSCGNADDDVSLNLNTDDGLGKGTEVDDCLGLEEGELVLSIQEQYTTLPGKVSVFFRVSDTGGNPVPGLTANQFTIYEQGRNDDCFNTISTSESSARISPNSQIFSNNTLLVLDLSNSVLSSSLEELKLASTSFIEAVMPATASESVKMAIYWFDGEDELHLLNELTSSRVELTAAVDGITDDISNDPSTDLYGAVIKSTDIASDLVKVSTADGKIGAASVVIFTDGTDQASRFTEEAALKKVNEANANISFFSIGLGAEIDTEVLTAVGKTASVFATNKDELERTFRDISEKVSERANSFYLFEYCSPKRDGSGENNLAIEINTGSRQGAVQTKFSANGFTGGCE; encoded by the coding sequence ATGAAAAATTTTTTTAAGAGCTTCAGTGTGTTATTTATCTTAACACTACTTGTTTCTTGTGGTAATGCAGATGATGATGTAAGCTTGAACCTGAATACAGACGACGGATTAGGAAAAGGAACTGAAGTAGATGATTGTTTAGGACTCGAAGAAGGAGAACTAGTTTTATCTATACAAGAACAATATACAACCCTACCTGGTAAAGTATCTGTATTTTTTAGAGTATCTGATACAGGCGGTAACCCTGTACCTGGTTTAACAGCAAATCAATTTACTATCTACGAGCAAGGTAGAAACGATGATTGTTTTAATACCATTTCTACATCAGAGTCTTCAGCACGTATATCACCAAACTCACAAATTTTCTCAAATAACACCTTACTTGTATTGGATTTAAGTAATAGTGTATTGAGTAGTAGCTTAGAAGAATTAAAGCTTGCTTCTACGAGTTTTATAGAAGCAGTTATGCCGGCAACAGCCTCAGAATCCGTAAAAATGGCTATTTATTGGTTTGATGGTGAAGATGAGTTGCACTTATTAAATGAATTGACATCATCACGAGTTGAGCTTACAGCCGCAGTTGACGGAATTACAGATGATATCAGTAATGACCCTTCTACAGATTTGTACGGAGCAGTTATAAAGTCAACAGATATTGCATCTGATTTAGTTAAGGTATCTACTGCAGATGGCAAAATTGGTGCTGCATCAGTAGTTATATTTACAGATGGTACGGATCAAGCTTCTCGTTTTACAGAAGAAGCAGCGTTGAAAAAAGTAAATGAAGCAAATGCTAATATTTCATTCTTTAGTATTGGTTTGGGAGCAGAAATTGATACTGAAGTTTTAACCGCTGTAGGTAAAACCGCTAGTGTATTTGCTACCAATAAAGATGAATTAGAAAGAACTTTTAGAGACATCTCTGAAAAGGTTTCAGAGAGAGCTAATAGCTTTTATTTATTTGAATACTGTAGCCCAAAAAGAGATGGTAGTGGTGAAAACAACTTAGCTATCGAAATCAACACAGGTTCTAGACAAGGTGCAGTACAAACAAAGTTTAGTGCAAACGGATTTACAGGTGGTTGCGAATAG
- a CDS encoding pseudouridine synthase, with protein sequence MQQSHFKIYKPLAMLSQMTSGEDRQLRKKRFLSELFDFPDGIMPIGRLDEKSEGLLLMTTDGKLSDTINSSGIEKEYLAQLDGLITPEAIMKIEAGVTIGIFGKKYMTKPCEIKVLDDLPSLPDADPALRIGRHRPTSWVSIIIKEGKFRQVRKMTAAVGFPTVRLIRVRIGDIKLENMTPREVVAVSITLTDF encoded by the coding sequence ATGCAACAAAGTCATTTTAAAATCTATAAACCCCTCGCAATGTTGAGTCAGATGACCTCTGGTGAAGATCGACAACTACGCAAAAAACGATTTTTAAGTGAGCTTTTTGATTTTCCTGATGGGATAATGCCCATTGGTAGATTAGATGAGAAATCTGAAGGATTACTATTAATGACTACGGATGGAAAGTTGAGCGACACTATAAATAGTTCAGGAATAGAAAAAGAATATTTAGCCCAATTGGATGGCTTAATAACACCTGAAGCAATTATGAAAATAGAAGCTGGCGTAACTATAGGGATTTTTGGAAAGAAGTATATGACCAAGCCTTGTGAAATAAAGGTTTTAGACGATTTGCCGTCACTACCCGATGCAGATCCTGCATTACGAATTGGCAGGCACAGACCAACCTCGTGGGTAAGCATTATCATTAAAGAAGGAAAATTTCGTCAAGTTCGAAAAATGACTGCTGCCGTAGGTTTTCCAACAGTTCGGTTAATTCGTGTACGTATTGGCGATATTAAATTAGAAAATATGACACCAAGAGAAGTGGTTGCTGTTAGCATTACTCTAACGGATTTTTAG
- a CDS encoding amidohydrolase family protein: MIKLKLTVLVLLTTFLSIPILAQEMGFEEYNPTSTLVVPGGEITKAKFPFIDVHSHQRDMSVEALNGLISHMDAMNEAIMVNLSGRSGESLKEKIDNINKSYPNRFVVFANVDFEGAKDMEWGKQAAAQLKQDIKNGAKGLKIFKSLGLRNKDADGNRLAIDDSRLDPIWAKCAEMGVPVLIHAADPKSFWDDMDSDNERWLELKTHPRRKRTATDPAPFEQIIQEQHNVFKKHPNTIFINAHMGWHANNLEKLGELLDEMPNMNVGISAVIAELGRQPQNARAFFIKYQDRVLFGKDSWKPEEFPTYFRVLESNDEYFPYYKKYHAFWSMYGLNLPDDVLRKLYYKNALNLIPGLDTSLFEK, encoded by the coding sequence ATGATTAAATTAAAACTTACAGTTCTTGTCCTTCTGACTACATTCCTTTCCATTCCAATACTAGCCCAAGAAATGGGTTTTGAAGAATATAACCCCACATCTACTTTGGTGGTGCCCGGTGGTGAAATCACCAAAGCAAAATTCCCCTTTATAGATGTACATAGCCATCAACGAGATATGTCAGTTGAAGCCTTAAACGGATTAATTTCTCATATGGATGCTATGAACGAAGCCATAATGGTGAACTTGAGCGGAAGGTCTGGAGAAAGCCTTAAAGAGAAAATTGATAATATTAATAAAAGTTACCCTAACAGGTTTGTAGTTTTTGCCAATGTAGATTTTGAGGGAGCAAAAGACATGGAATGGGGAAAACAGGCTGCAGCCCAATTAAAGCAAGATATAAAGAATGGTGCTAAAGGATTAAAGATTTTTAAAAGCTTAGGATTGCGGAATAAGGATGCTGACGGTAATCGTTTGGCAATAGACGATTCTCGCTTAGATCCTATTTGGGCTAAATGTGCAGAAATGGGAGTTCCGGTATTAATTCATGCTGCTGACCCAAAGTCCTTCTGGGATGATATGGATTCAGATAACGAACGTTGGCTAGAATTAAAAACACATCCAAGAAGAAAACGTACTGCTACAGATCCAGCTCCTTTTGAGCAAATTATTCAAGAGCAACATAATGTGTTTAAAAAACATCCGAATACCATATTTATAAATGCTCATATGGGTTGGCATGCCAACAACCTTGAAAAATTAGGAGAGCTATTAGATGAAATGCCAAATATGAATGTGGGTATATCTGCTGTTATTGCAGAACTTGGTAGACAACCACAAAATGCTAGAGCCTTTTTTATTAAGTATCAAGACAGAGTATTATTTGGAAAAGATAGTTGGAAACCAGAAGAATTTCCTACGTATTTTAGGGTTTTGGAAAGCAACGATGAATATTTTCCGTATTACAAGAAATATCATGCCTTTTGGTCAATGTATGGGTTGAACCTACCTGACGATGTGTTGAGAAAATTATACTATAAAAATGCGCTAAACCTTATTCCAGGTTTAGATACATCCTTATTTGAAAAGTAG
- a CDS encoding EamA family transporter — translation MAKMQRNTVLVVLSFFAIYFIWGSTYLWNKIAVTELPAFMLAGIRFVIAGSLIFIISKILGFSLKITKQQFKNTILAGFLFLTFGNGVVVWALKFVDSSFAALEVSAQPLVVLIMMRLFQGKKIQPMSIVGVVLGITGIFLLVGQKDIIAQDGAILGMVLIFFCMLSWSYGSLFVGKADLPKNFFVNTGYQMFTSGISLLIISTLFGEQWSSPNTWSTPVLWSMSLLIVFGSIVTFTAFNYLLRIVSPEKVATSTYVNPIIAMILGWYFLNEDITAQSAIASVVLLTGVYFINSKKSLTIFSRFSGKRIPKNPLE, via the coding sequence ATGGCGAAAATGCAACGTAACACCGTTCTGGTAGTATTGTCATTTTTCGCCATTTATTTCATTTGGGGTTCTACCTATTTATGGAATAAAATTGCAGTTACAGAATTACCCGCCTTTATGTTGGCAGGTATTCGTTTTGTAATTGCCGGTAGTCTTATTTTTATTATATCAAAAATATTAGGCTTCTCCCTTAAAATCACCAAACAACAATTCAAGAATACTATTCTTGCAGGCTTTCTATTTCTGACTTTTGGAAACGGAGTTGTTGTATGGGCTCTTAAATTTGTAGATAGCAGCTTTGCTGCTCTAGAAGTATCAGCTCAACCTTTAGTGGTTTTAATAATGATGCGCTTATTTCAAGGAAAAAAAATACAACCAATGTCAATAGTGGGTGTAGTTCTTGGAATAACGGGTATTTTTCTTTTGGTTGGACAGAAAGACATCATTGCACAAGATGGAGCGATATTGGGCATGGTATTAATTTTTTTCTGTATGCTTAGCTGGTCTTATGGTAGTTTATTTGTTGGTAAAGCAGATTTACCAAAGAACTTCTTTGTAAACACAGGATACCAAATGTTTACGAGCGGTATATCGTTATTGATAATTAGCACTCTGTTTGGGGAACAATGGTCGTCTCCAAACACTTGGAGTACTCCCGTTCTTTGGTCTATGTCATTATTGATTGTTTTTGGCAGCATTGTAACCTTTACAGCCTTCAATTATTTATTACGTATTGTATCTCCAGAAAAAGTAGCTACCTCTACTTATGTAAACCCAATAATTGCAATGATTCTCGGCTGGTATTTTTTAAACGAAGATATTACCGCGCAATCAGCAATTGCGTCAGTTGTATTATTAACAGGTGTGTATTTCATTAATAGCAAAAAGAGCTTAACAATATTCTCAAGATTTTCAGGAAAACGTATTCCTAAAAATCCGTTAGAGTAA
- a CDS encoding OmpA/MotB family protein: MKRLSLVTIVSVALLTSCVSKKKFVALEDNLSQTQSTLQKTQIEKEELQAQMTKIEARVEEYNSKINSLKDMNDSQFTSVDDVAVMSNNTKAKMRNTLKNVDPAKLAAAQTLQDSMNLAVSYKLKQSISEEGEDIDVSIDKTVVMINISDELLFNTASYNVSSKANKILQKLADVIKSEPSMEVMVEGHTDSRTINTPMVTDNWDLSVKRATSIVRKLQKEYDVDPSQLIASGRSSYLPLVENDSKEHMAMNRRTKIIILPNLDKFFALLDAEDSL; encoded by the coding sequence ATGAAAAGATTATCCTTAGTTACTATAGTATCGGTAGCACTTTTAACTTCATGTGTATCTAAAAAGAAATTTGTTGCATTAGAAGATAACCTATCTCAAACACAGAGTACATTACAAAAGACTCAAATTGAGAAAGAAGAGCTACAAGCTCAAATGACTAAAATTGAAGCTCGTGTAGAAGAGTACAATTCAAAAATCAACTCATTGAAAGATATGAACGATAGCCAGTTCACTAGCGTTGATGATGTTGCTGTTATGAGTAACAATACCAAAGCTAAGATGAGAAATACATTGAAAAATGTTGATCCAGCAAAACTAGCAGCTGCACAAACATTACAAGATTCTATGAACTTGGCTGTCTCTTACAAATTGAAGCAATCAATTTCTGAAGAAGGTGAAGATATTGATGTTAGTATTGATAAAACTGTAGTGATGATCAATATCTCAGATGAGTTATTATTCAACACTGCAAGTTATAATGTAAGTAGCAAAGCAAACAAGATTTTACAAAAATTGGCAGACGTAATCAAGTCTGAACCAAGTATGGAAGTTATGGTTGAAGGTCATACTGACTCTAGAACAATTAACACGCCGATGGTTACTGATAACTGGGATTTAAGTGTAAAACGTGCGACTTCAATTGTACGTAAATTACAGAAAGAATATGATGTTGATCCTTCTCAATTAATCGCTTCTGGAAGAAGTAGCTACTTGCCTTTAGTAGAAAATGATTCTAAAGAACATATGGCAATGAACAGAAGAACAAAGATTATCATCTTACCTAACTTAGATAAATTCTTTGCACTTTTAGATGCAGAAGATTCTTTGTAA
- a CDS encoding GntR family transcriptional regulator produces MLVKINLRDQVRDYLLSEMITGNLKTGKTINLAALARHLNVSVTPIREALTQLQQAHIIKAIPNRGFIIAELDVEEAEDLYELVANLEVMAIENTEFSQEDIVNLKNQQEVFENASNAIDRIQADLEFHRLLTKGYKNELALKILHDLKTRIFFYERAFTNDDSFYNKSDNQHDSIISAIADDNVPTASLLLKMNWMLILNYVQKKLTE; encoded by the coding sequence ATGCTGGTTAAAATAAATTTAAGAGATCAAGTGCGCGATTACCTGTTGTCAGAAATGATTACTGGTAATCTGAAAACTGGTAAAACCATAAACTTAGCCGCACTTGCACGTCATTTAAATGTTAGCGTAACTCCAATACGAGAGGCATTAACACAGTTGCAACAGGCACACATTATTAAGGCTATACCAAATAGAGGATTCATAATAGCAGAACTGGATGTTGAAGAGGCGGAAGACTTGTATGAACTAGTAGCGAACTTAGAAGTGATGGCTATTGAAAACACGGAGTTTAGTCAAGAAGATATCGTTAATTTGAAAAATCAACAAGAAGTATTTGAAAATGCATCTAACGCTATTGATAGAATTCAAGCTGATTTAGAATTTCATAGGTTATTGACCAAGGGTTATAAAAATGAATTGGCACTTAAAATTTTACATGATTTAAAGACACGTATCTTTTTTTATGAACGTGCCTTTACCAATGATGATTCTTTCTACAACAAATCTGATAATCAGCATGATTCTATTATTTCTGCAATTGCAGATGACAATGTACCTACAGCTTCCCTCCTATTAAAAATGAATTGGATGCTTATTTTAAATTACGTTCAAAAGAAACTTACTGAATGA
- a CDS encoding M14 family metallopeptidase yields the protein MKNIFLSIVSLCSLSVIGQSENITTQLYDTYENYKESSIGKRRIKRIDIQPLIDKLSTNKKFKVTTVGRSIGGKDLSLISIGTGETDVFLWSQMHGDEPTATQAIFDILNFFDSEDFKKEKEAILANLTVHFLPMLNPDGAELYQRRNLLGVDINRDALRLQSPESQTLKRVRDSLDADFGFNLHDQSTYYNAERTEKPATISYLAPAYNYEKDINETRGNAMKIIVFMNDILQKYAPGQVGRYNDDFEPRAFGDNIQKWGTSTILIESGGYAEDVEKQEIRKLNYTSILSAVYTIAQKSYETIGIEEYEKIPENDRKLFDLKIVGANYELMGKTYTIDIGMNQIEVDYPDHNSFWYSSRILDQGDLSTYYGYETFDATGYTIKQAKVYPKTLNNFSDVENLNFNDVLKQGYGYLRLSSFPAKNINSPYPVHLIGAKYMVPELNLMPGINPTFFLEKQGVIEYAVINGFLVNLKESEIQVPNGMIFR from the coding sequence ATGAAAAACATATTTTTATCTATAGTAAGCTTATGCTCGCTATCGGTTATTGGGCAATCAGAGAATATTACTACTCAATTATACGATACTTACGAGAACTACAAAGAAAGTTCTATTGGCAAACGACGCATAAAAAGAATCGACATACAACCCCTTATTGATAAGCTTTCTACAAATAAAAAGTTTAAGGTAACAACCGTAGGCAGATCTATTGGCGGTAAAGATTTAAGCCTAATAAGTATTGGTACCGGCGAAACCGATGTTTTTCTATGGTCTCAAATGCATGGCGATGAACCAACTGCTACACAAGCTATTTTTGATATTCTAAATTTCTTTGATAGTGAAGATTTCAAAAAAGAGAAAGAAGCTATTCTTGCTAACCTAACAGTTCACTTTTTACCAATGCTGAATCCTGATGGGGCTGAGCTTTATCAACGTAGAAATTTATTAGGAGTAGATATTAATAGGGATGCGTTGCGTTTACAGTCTCCAGAATCTCAAACTTTAAAAAGAGTACGTGATAGTCTTGATGCCGATTTCGGATTCAATCTTCATGATCAAAGCACATATTATAATGCTGAACGTACAGAGAAACCTGCTACTATTTCATATTTGGCTCCGGCTTATAATTATGAAAAGGATATCAATGAAACTCGTGGTAATGCGATGAAAATCATCGTTTTTATGAATGATATTTTACAGAAATATGCACCAGGACAAGTTGGCAGATATAATGATGATTTTGAACCAAGAGCTTTTGGTGATAATATTCAAAAATGGGGAACAAGCACTATTTTAATTGAATCTGGTGGATATGCAGAAGATGTAGAGAAACAAGAAATCAGAAAACTGAATTATACTTCTATCTTATCTGCGGTTTATACCATCGCTCAAAAATCTTATGAGACTATAGGAATTGAAGAGTACGAGAAAATTCCGGAGAACGATAGAAAGCTGTTCGATTTAAAAATCGTTGGTGCCAACTATGAACTAATGGGTAAAACGTATACTATAGATATAGGTATGAATCAGATTGAAGTAGATTACCCTGATCACAACTCTTTTTGGTATAGTAGTAGAATTTTAGATCAAGGTGATCTTTCTACGTATTATGGTTATGAAACATTTGATGCTACTGGTTATACCATTAAACAAGCAAAGGTGTACCCAAAGACTTTAAATAATTTTAGTGATGTTGAAAACTTGAATTTTAATGATGTATTGAAACAAGGTTATGGTTATTTGCGTTTATCAAGTTTCCCTGCTAAAAATATTAATTCGCCATATCCTGTTCATTTAATTGGGGCAAAATATATGGTTCCAGAATTGAATTTAATGCCAGGTATCAACCCGACCTTCTTCTTAGAAAAACAAGGAGTTATTGAATACGCAGTAATTAACGGATTTTTGGTAAACCTAAAAGAATCTGAAATACAAGTTCCAAACGGAATGATCTTTAGGTAA
- a CDS encoding XdhC family protein, producing the protein MTHEFKKIIKEYIIASSTNIKCVLATVVHLDGSSYRKPGVRMLIREDNIMIGAVSGGCVEKEVLFQAQSVFENQTAKLMTYDGRFRLGCEGLLYILLESFSLSEELINDFNLVIENRQSFELHTSYQKEYGVLDGYGSYIKLNSKSYTFNKNTKEQSKALYFTQSMQPCQRLLLIGGEHDAVQLAHFGLSMGWEVNVAVTPKENKTISDFPGIDTLIDCEPEDFPIETIDKNTAILLMTHSYVKDLKYLMMLKNSSPTYLGVLGPIKRREKLLSELLEYDMDIDLDFIEGVHGPAGLNIGAETPQEIAISILAEILTVIRKTHPVMLKDKLKPIH; encoded by the coding sequence ATGACCCACGAATTCAAGAAAATTATTAAAGAGTATATTATTGCCTCATCTACAAACATAAAATGTGTTTTGGCAACGGTAGTTCATTTAGATGGATCTTCGTATCGAAAGCCTGGTGTTCGTATGCTTATTCGTGAAGACAATATAATGATAGGTGCGGTTAGTGGTGGCTGTGTTGAAAAAGAAGTTTTGTTTCAGGCTCAATCTGTATTTGAGAATCAAACTGCAAAATTAATGACCTATGATGGTAGATTTAGATTAGGTTGCGAAGGTTTGCTTTACATATTATTAGAATCTTTTTCACTAAGCGAAGAGCTCATAAATGATTTTAACTTAGTCATTGAAAATCGTCAATCTTTTGAACTTCATACATCATATCAAAAAGAGTATGGTGTTTTAGATGGATATGGCAGTTACATAAAGCTTAACTCTAAGTCCTATACTTTTAATAAAAACACCAAAGAACAATCAAAAGCATTGTATTTCACACAATCAATGCAACCTTGTCAACGACTTTTATTAATAGGTGGTGAGCATGATGCTGTTCAATTAGCGCATTTTGGATTGAGTATGGGCTGGGAAGTTAACGTAGCCGTTACTCCTAAAGAGAACAAAACGATTTCAGATTTTCCGGGTATTGATACTTTGATTGACTGTGAACCCGAAGATTTTCCTATTGAAACAATAGATAAGAATACAGCCATTCTTTTAATGACACATAGCTACGTTAAAGATTTAAAGTATTTAATGATGCTTAAGAACAGTAGCCCTACGTATTTGGGAGTATTAGGACCAATAAAACGCAGAGAGAAATTGCTGTCTGAATTATTGGAGTATGATATGGATATTGATTTAGATTTTATAGAAGGTGTTCACGGACCGGCAGGATTGAATATTGGAGCAGAAACTCCGCAAGAAATAGCAATATCAATTCTTGCAGAAATTTTAACCGTTATTAGAAAAACTCATCCTGTAATGTTGAAAGATAAATTGAAACCTATTCATTGA
- a CDS encoding RNA polymerase sigma factor, with amino-acid sequence MQKEAVFTNLIREHQGLLYKVTSIYTDNKEDQEDLLQEIVYQLWKYFDSFRNDSKITTWMYRVAMNTAITFIKKKKRRPDSIPIADVFIKQSDTNNDAYEERLRLLYQHLKHLNTLEKGLIFLLLEGKSYKEIAQITGLNDSNVGTKISRIKKKLKTNMTKH; translated from the coding sequence ATGCAAAAAGAAGCAGTCTTTACTAATTTAATACGAGAGCATCAGGGGCTTTTATATAAGGTGACTTCAATTTACACTGACAATAAAGAAGATCAAGAAGACTTGCTTCAAGAAATAGTCTACCAACTTTGGAAGTATTTTGACTCGTTTCGTAACGATTCAAAAATAACAACTTGGATGTATCGTGTAGCCATGAATACAGCAATCACATTTATTAAGAAAAAAAAGAGAAGACCAGATTCTATCCCAATTGCAGATGTTTTTATTAAGCAATCAGATACTAATAATGATGCCTACGAAGAGCGATTACGATTGCTTTATCAGCATTTAAAGCATCTAAACACCTTAGAAAAAGGACTCATTTTTCTTTTACTGGAGGGTAAAAGTTACAAAGAGATAGCACAAATTACCGGGTTGAACGATAGCAATGTAGGTACCAAAATATCTCGAATAAAGAAGAAATTAAAAACTAACATGACAAAGCATTAA
- a CDS encoding N-acetylmuramoyl-L-alanine amidase translates to MKKKSIVYFVLGLLILSCTSTKSIVDHPITFNEERKILTLEYLQNRYGLEQDSPKIEPKMIVLHWTVIPTFEKSFKAFDPVTLPNWRPDIKNVSGLNVSSQFMVDRDGTIYQLLPETTMARHVIGLNHCAIGVENVGGTEELPLTKAQLKSNIWLVKYLKDKYDIDYLIGHYEYTLFENHPLWLEIDEGYRTVKTDPGPEFMANVRKAVKNLDFKELPIKQ, encoded by the coding sequence ATGAAGAAAAAGAGTATAGTTTATTTTGTTTTGGGTCTACTAATATTATCATGTACTTCTACAAAAAGTATTGTGGACCATCCAATAACTTTTAATGAAGAACGAAAAATATTGACTCTAGAATATCTTCAAAATAGATACGGATTAGAGCAAGATTCCCCTAAAATTGAGCCTAAAATGATTGTTTTACATTGGACGGTCATTCCCACATTCGAAAAATCATTTAAAGCCTTCGACCCGGTTACATTACCCAATTGGAGACCAGATATTAAAAATGTAAGTGGTTTAAATGTATCTTCTCAATTTATGGTCGATAGAGATGGTACCATATATCAGCTATTGCCAGAAACGACCATGGCGCGCCATGTTATAGGGCTAAACCATTGCGCTATTGGAGTTGAGAATGTTGGTGGTACCGAAGAACTTCCTTTAACCAAAGCACAATTAAAATCTAATATTTGGTTGGTGAAGTATTTGAAAGATAAATATGATATTGACTATTTAATTGGACATTACGAATACACTCTTTTTGAAAATCACCCATTGTGGTTAGAAATAGATGAGGGTTATAGAACTGTAAAAACAGACCCAGGACCTGAATTTATGGCTAATGTTAGAAAAGCAGTAAAGAATTTAGATTTTAAAGAACTACCCATTAAACAATAG
- a CDS encoding cold-shock protein, protein MAKSQQTFNKTEKEKKRLKKREEKKKKMLARKAAAKESGTSGIPLAYVDFNGNLVDTPPDPAMKVEIEAEDIVLGIPKKEEGDVEEFDPVRNGKVSFFDTTKGFGFIIDAENNEKYFVHVSGLIDEIMENDKVSYELEKGMKGMNAVRVKKI, encoded by the coding sequence ATGGCAAAATCGCAACAAACATTTAATAAAACTGAAAAAGAAAAAAAGCGCTTAAAAAAGCGTGAAGAAAAGAAGAAAAAAATGCTTGCTCGTAAAGCAGCTGCAAAAGAAAGTGGTACTTCTGGTATTCCACTTGCTTATGTAGATTTCAACGGAAACTTGGTAGATACTCCGCCAGATCCAGCAATGAAAGTCGAAATTGAGGCAGAAGATATCGTTTTAGGTATTCCTAAAAAAGAAGAAGGTGATGTTGAAGAATTCGATCCAGTAAGAAATGGTAAAGTTTCTTTCTTCGATACAACAAAAGGATTTGGTTTCATTATAGACGCTGAGAACAACGAAAAATACTTTGTTCACGTTAGTGGTCTTATCGATGAAATTATGGAAAACGATAAAGTTTCTTACGAGTTAGAAAAAGGCATGAAAGGTATGAACGCCGTTCGTGTAAAGAAAATTTAG
- a CDS encoding nucleotidyltransferase family protein has protein sequence MKKDVDIAVLIMAAGASRRMEGIKQLMPWKSSNFLLETIKTVQNTNAKSLHVVLGSNVEFITTQCSLKEKNIDIIVNSNWKNGLGDSIAHGVKVLLKQRPTLDGILICLADQPLLSFEYLNLLIEEIIKHPSKIIATNYNKKVGVPALFPKLLFKELSVLKGDFGAKEILNNKSNAIIPLDAADQIADVDTNLEYQNLLNRTNNTLNS, from the coding sequence TTGAAAAAAGATGTAGATATAGCAGTGCTTATTATGGCAGCTGGCGCTTCAAGAAGAATGGAAGGCATCAAGCAATTAATGCCTTGGAAAAGTTCTAATTTCTTATTAGAAACCATTAAAACTGTTCAAAATACTAATGCAAAATCATTGCATGTTGTTTTAGGCTCAAACGTTGAATTTATTACTACTCAGTGTAGTTTAAAAGAAAAAAATATAGATATCATCGTTAATTCAAATTGGAAAAACGGATTGGGTGATAGTATAGCACACGGAGTTAAAGTGTTACTTAAACAAAGACCAACCTTAGACGGAATCTTAATTTGCCTTGCAGACCAGCCTTTATTGAGTTTTGAATACTTAAATTTATTAATTGAAGAGATTATAAAACATCCTTCAAAAATCATAGCAACAAATTATAATAAAAAGGTAGGTGTACCTGCACTGTTTCCTAAATTGCTGTTTAAAGAGTTGTCTGTATTGAAAGGAGATTTTGGTGCTAAAGAAATTCTAAACAATAAAAGCAATGCTATTATTCCATTAGACGCGGCAGATCAAATTGCTGATGTAGACACAAACCTAGAATATCAGAATCTATTAAATCGAACCAATAACACGCTTAATTCGTAA